The proteins below come from a single Metarhizium brunneum chromosome 1, complete sequence genomic window:
- the cdc37_1 gene encoding Hsp90 co-chaperone, translating to MDPNGDKVDGKALPWTEEAKFQFLIRIVAQLRENGRSINWQKIDMPGRTVKSMQNMWTKINKMIAEVEAESGDAPIKRPSRGFPPYFFSSFLVSSVRFSLGFRLLLVLHLFEELNGAEALSCVAGLPWRIGNLMTDKPAARKRTPRKGQSVAASEDDDERSTPAKSPRKGLPQKRASTGRGGTAKKLKKGADDIDDEDDMVFKPEPEVDDALELSDDSDIDIEVHPSVDKRSCIRAKQNRIHIKRRQRKLQIKDLKYENAVNNKLLRRVFDLLQSLEAAGPGAHSRNPVEIAFEMNMALAMCNPEDVVESEQPLPAYSKMIAGLLDKTNKTLDERGTLAAERFDSLEI from the exons ATGGATCCAAACGGTGACAAAGTCGACGGCAAGGCCCTTCCCTGGACCGAAGAAGCCAAA TTCCAGTTCCTCATCCGCATTGTCGCTCAGCTTCGCGAGAACGGACGGTCCATCAACTGGCAGAAGATCGACATGCCAGGGCGTACTGTCAAGTCCATGCAGAATATGTGGACAAAGATAAATAAGATGATTGCGGAGGTTGAGGCGGAGAGCGGAGATGCGCCAATCAAGAGGCCAAGTCGTGGGTTCCCCCCctatttcttttcttcttttcttgtctcCTCTGTGCGCTTCTCTCTTGGTTTCCGGCTACTTCTTGTTTTGCACCTGTTTGAAGAATTGAACGGTGCTGAGGCGCTTTCCTGCGTTGCTGGCTTGCCGTGGAGAATCGGGAACCTTATGACTGATAAGCCGGCAGCTCGCAAGAGGACCCCGAGGAAAGGTCAAAGTGTCGCAGCctcagaagatgatgacgagcgTTCGACCCCGGCAAAGTCTCCTCGGAAGGGGTTGCCCCAGAAACGTGCCT CCACCGGTAGGGGCGGTactgccaagaagctcaagaaaGGAGCCGATGAcatcgacgacgaagacgacatggtgTTCAAGCCTGAGCCCGAAGTGGAT GACGCCTTGGAACTTAGCGACGATTCCGACATTGACATCGAGGTCCACCCCAGCGTCGACAAGCGGTCGTGTATCAGGGCGAAGCAGAATCGAATCCATATCAAACGACGGCAACGTAAACTCCAGATCAAAGATCTCAAATATGAAAATGCTGTCAATAATAAACTCTTGCGGCGAGTATTCGATCTGCTCCAATCTTTGGAAGCGGCCGGGCCAGGAGCTCATAGCAGAAACCCTGTCGAGATTGCATTCGAAATGAACATGGCGCTGGCTATGTGTAATCCAGAAGATGTGGTCGAGTCCGAGCAACCCTTACCTGCATATTCGAAGATGATCGCCGGGTTACTGGACAAGACGAATAAAACACTGGATGAAAGGGGCACACTGGCTGCGGAACGATTCGACAGCCTCGAGATCTGA
- the NM111 gene encoding Pro-apoptotic serine protease yields MNGTTASARGKRKTQISPENSPPAKRIINGKLSPGDNTPDVAEIVQYDGESESDDIYTSAPIYIGTPGSLSEWQDTIQNVVRNVVAIRFCQTCSFDTDPALTSEATGFVVDSERGYILTNRHVVGAGPFWGHCVFDNHEEVDCYPVYRDPVHDFGILRYDPEALKYMIVDGLDLRPDQAKVGVEIRVVGNDAGEKLSILSGVISRLDRNAPEYGEGYSDFNTCYYQANAAASGGSSGSPVVAKDGSAVALQAGGRSDGASTDYFLPLDRPLRALRCIQQGNPVTRGDIQCQFLLKPFDECRRLGLQPEWEAEVRKAFPDETNMLVAEIVLPSGPSDSKIEEGDVLVKVNGELITQFIRLDDILDSNVGESIKFQLQRGGEDIEVEIEVGDLHSITPDRFVSVAGASFHNLSYQQARLYAVAVKGVYVCESAGSFRVDNTDNGWIVQTIDHKKVPDLDTFIQVVKAIPDKARVVVTYKHLRDLHTLNTTVVYVDRHWSSKMKQAVRNDKTGLWDFSDLGDPLPPVPPVRRSASFIELDHMPHPGIAELIKSFVHVNCTMPVKLDGFPKNRRWGMGLVIDAEKGLVLISRAIVPYDLCDITVTIADSIIVEGKVVFLHPLQNYVIIQYDPALVDAPVKSARLSSEHLSQGAKTYFLGHNRIGRVVHGATTITEITAVAIPANTGAPRYRAINVDAITIDSNLGSTCNSGVLVAPDGTVQALWLSYLGERSPCTQRDEEYYLGLGTPTLLPVISTIQRGESPSLRLLSVEFRAIQMSQASVMGVTDDWIKKVTQANRSHHQLFMVSKRTFERVNQPVSLLEGDIILTLNGKICTTISDFDVMYSNEVLDAVIVRECEEMPLQLATVPADDIETDHAVSFCGAILHRPHQAVRQQIRKLHSEVYVSSRIRGSPAYQYGVAPTNFITHVNKVATPDLDSFIAATRKIPDNTYFRLKAVTFDCVPWVITMKKNDHYFPTMEWIKDSNEACGWRRVTYEGKEIFQGEAVDGVLPIAEDTDME; encoded by the exons ATGAATGGAACAACAGCCTCAGCGAGAGGCAAGAGAAAGACCCAAATCTCCCCCGAAAATTCACCGCCAGCTAAACGAatcatcaacggcaagctGTCCCCTGGTGACAATactccagatgtcgctgAGATTGTACAATACGACGGCGAGTCAGAGAGTGATGACATTTACACCAGTGCTCCCATATACATAGGCACCCCTGGAAGCTTGAGCGAGTGGCAGGATACAATCCAAAATGTTGTGCGGAACGTTGTCGCAATTCGTTTTTGCCAAACCTGTTCTTTCGATACCGATCCAGCTTTGACGAGTGAGGCTACCGGTTTCGTCGTGGATTCGGAGCGAGG ATATATCCTTACAAACCGGCATGTCGTTGGCGCTGGACCTTTTTGGGGGCATTGTGTCTTTGACAACCACGAAGAAGTGGATTGCTATCCCGTTTACCGCGACCCCGTACACGATTTCGGTATTCTTCGATACGACCCCGAGGCGCTCAAATATATGATCGTTGATGGCTTAGACTTACGTCCCGACCAGGCCAAAG TTGGCGTTGAAATCCGAGTAGTTGGTAACGATGCCGGCGAAAAGCTTAGTATCCTGTCAGGCGTGATCAGCCGCCTTGACCGAAATGCTCCCGAATACGGGGAAGGCTACAGCGATTTCAATACATGCTACTACCAGGCCAATGCCGCTGCCAGTGGTGGTAGCTCCGGCAGTCCCGTTGTAGCCAAAGATGGCTCTGCTGTTGCTCTGCAGGCTGGTGGCCGCTCCGATGGCGCTTCGACTGACTACTTCCTACCACTTGATCGACCATTGCGCGCTCTTCGGTGTATCCAACAGGGAAATCCCGTCACACGTGGCGATATCCAGTGTCAGTTTCTGTTGAAGCCATTTGATGAGTGCCGTCGACTGGGTTTGCAACCTGAATGGGAGGCAGAGGTGCGGAAAGCCTTCCCTGATGAAACAAACATGCTTGTTGCCGAGATCGTTCTGCCATCTGGGCCATCAGATAGCAAAATCGAGGAAGGTGACGTCCTTGTCAAGGTGAACGGGGAGCTCATTACCCAGTTCATCAGGCTCGACGACATCTTGGATTCGAATGTAGGCGAGTCGATCAAGTTTCAATTGCAGCGTGGCGGCGAGGACATCGAGGTGGAAATCGAGGTTGGGGACTTGCACAGCATCACCCCCGACCGCTTTGTCTCAGTCGCTGGCGCGAGTTTTCACAACCTGTCCTACCAACAGGCTCGTCTCTacgccgttgccgtcaaggGGGTATATGTTTGCGAATCTGCCGGGTCTTTCAGGGTTGATAATACGGACAACGGCTGGATTGTTCAAACCATCGATCACAAGAAAGTTCCCGACCTCGACACGTTCATCCAAGTCGTCAAGGCAATTCCTGATAAAGCAAGAGTAGTGGTCACATACAAGCACCTTCGCGATTTACATACCCTTAACACGACCGTTGTATACGTGGATAGACACTGGTCGTCCAAGATGAAACAAGCAGTTCGAAATGACAAAACGGGCCTCTGGGACTTTTCCGACTTGGGGGACCCGCTGCCACCGGTTCCGCCAGTTCGTCGTTCGGCATCTTTCATCGAACTAGATCATATGCCTCATCCTGGCATCGCAGAACTGATCAAAAGCTTTGTTCACGTAAACTGCACTATGCCGGTGAAGCTGGATGGATTTCCCAAGAACCGAAGATGGGGTATGGGTCTAGTCATCGACGCTGAAAAAGGTCTCGTTTTAATTTCGAGAGCCATTGTCCCATATGATCTATGTGACATTACTGTCACTATCGCAGACTCCATCATTGTGGAGGGCAAAGTTGTTTTCCTGCACCCGCTTCAAAACTATGTCATCATCCAATATGACCCAGCTCTTGTGGATGCCCCGGTTAAGAGTGCTAGATTGAGCAGTGAGCACCTCAGCCAAGGTGCCAAAACTTACTTCCTGGGCCACAATAGAATTGGTCGTGTTGTTCACGGTGCTACAACCATCACTGAAATCACAGCTGTCGCCATTCCGGCCAACACCGGCGCTCCTCGTTACCGTGCAATCAATGTGGATGCTATTACCATTGACAGCAACCTCGGTTCTACTTGCAACAGTGGTGTTTTAGTCGCTCCTGATGGAACTGTTCAGGCTTTGTGGCTTTCATATCTCGGTGAGCGGTCTCCCTGCACCCAACGAGATGAGGAGTACTATCTCGGACTGGGGACGCCAACCTTGCTGCCTGTCATCTCTACCATTCAAAGGGGTGAGTCGCCGAGTCTGCGGTTACTGTCGGTCGAGTTCAGAGCGATTCAAATGTCTCAGGCGTCTGTTATGGGTGTTACCGACGACTGGATTAAGAAGGTGACGCAGGCCAACCGATCTCACCACCAGCTCTTCATGGTCAGCAAACGAACTTTTGAAAGAGTCAATCAGCCAGTTTCTCTGCTAGAAGGCGATATCATTTTGACTTTGAACGGCAAAATTTGCACCACAATCTCTGACTTTGACGTCATGTATTCTAATGAAGTTCTCGATGCCGTAATTGTCCGAGAGTGCGAAGAGATGCCCTTGCAGCTGGCCACCGTCCCCGCAGATGACATTGAGACCGACCATGCGGTGTCGTTTTGTGGTGCTATTCTACATCGTCCTCATCAAGCTGTCCGCCAACAGATTCGCAAACTTCACAGCGAGGTGTATGTATCTAGCAGAATCCGCGGCTCGCCAGCCTATCAGTATGGTGTTGCACCTACCAACTTCATCACACATGTGAACAAAGTGGCTACACCAGATCTGGATTCATTTATTGCTGCCACCCGAAAAATCCCTGATAATACCT ACTTCCGCCTAAAGGCTGTCACGTTTGATTGCGTACCGTGGGTAATAACAATGAAGAAGAACGATCACTACTTTCCCACGATGGAATGGATCAAAGACAGCAATGAAGCATGTGGATGGCGTCGTGTTACTTATGA